From Flavobacterium arcticum, the proteins below share one genomic window:
- a CDS encoding T9SS type A sorting domain-containing protein, with amino-acid sequence MNLKLQFKRNFVKAFTILGMSLLTIGAAKAQTTVSIAADAPLVAYVNWFELDGTTYVGGSEWGVADLKTVVNTTENTIALHPNFSAYGDGTDPYWANGENGAKVFEGNTYIENNSLLGETVTFEGSTITNTLADGYDGIAFIKILSADYQLLQFLSSPLVTGENFSLVSETASIDGAAIFQYGYSVTGVNANPSQETALGNAIVTAETSGTNPEETNITVDATSELVAYANWFELDGTTYVGGSEWGVADLKTVVNADDNTLILHPNFSAYGDGTDPYWANGENGAKVFEGNTYVENNALIGETVTFTGSTISNTLADGYDGIAFIKILSADYQLLQFLSSPLVGGESFSLTSQTGTVAGATIFQYGYSVTGVNANPTQEAALGNAVVSSGTLSLNEVIKASKMVIYPNPATSSLNIATDNGNIENVKIYNFLGQKVIEVSTAQSSATIDVSTLTNGMYIIKATVDGKENTTRFVKK; translated from the coding sequence ATGAATCTAAAATTACAATTTAAAAGAAACTTTGTTAAGGCGTTTACCATACTAGGTATGTCTTTACTAACGATTGGTGCTGCTAAAGCACAAACGACAGTATCTATAGCAGCTGATGCTCCTTTAGTTGCTTATGTAAACTGGTTTGAACTTGATGGAACTACTTATGTTGGTGGCTCTGAATGGGGTGTTGCAGATCTTAAAACGGTAGTAAATACTACCGAGAACACAATAGCACTTCATCCTAACTTTAGTGCTTATGGCGACGGAACTGACCCTTACTGGGCTAACGGTGAAAATGGTGCAAAAGTATTTGAAGGAAACACATATATAGAGAACAACTCTTTATTAGGAGAAACTGTAACTTTTGAAGGAAGCACAATAACCAATACACTTGCCGATGGTTATGATGGTATTGCTTTTATTAAAATACTAAGTGCAGATTATCAATTACTACAATTCCTTAGCTCTCCATTAGTGACAGGCGAAAATTTTAGCCTTGTTTCTGAGACAGCGAGCATTGATGGGGCTGCTATTTTTCAATATGGTTACTCGGTTACAGGTGTAAATGCTAACCCTTCTCAAGAGACTGCTCTTGGTAATGCTATTGTAACTGCCGAAACTTCTGGTACAAATCCTGAAGAAACGAATATAACAGTAGATGCTACATCTGAACTGGTTGCCTATGCAAACTGGTTTGAACTTGATGGGACAACCTATGTTGGTGGTTCTGAATGGGGTGTTGCAGATCTTAAAACGGTAGTAAATGCAGATGATAATACCCTTATACTTCACCCTAACTTTAGTGCTTATGGAGACGGAACTGACCCTTACTGGGCTAACGGTGAAAATGGTGCAAAAGTGTTTGAAGGAAATACCTATGTAGAAAATAATGCGCTTATAGGCGAAACAGTTACATTTACAGGAAGCACTATAAGTAATACACTTGCTGATGGTTATGATGGTATAGCTTTTATTAAAATATTGAGTGCAGATTATCAATTATTACAATTCCTTAGCTCTCCATTAGTTGGTGGTGAAAGTTTCAGTCTTACTTCTCAAACGGGTACTGTTGCAGGTGCTACTATTTTTCAATATGGCTACTCTGTAACAGGTGTAAATGCAAACCCTACTCAAGAGGCTGCTCTTGGCAATGCAGTAGTTAGTTCAGGAACTCTAAGTTTAAATGAAGTTATTAAAGCTTCAAAAATGGTTATTTATCCTAACCCTGCTACAAGTTCACTAAACATCGCTACTGATAATGGTAATATAGAGAATGTAAAAATATACAACTTTTTAGGACAAAAAGTAATAGAAGTATCTACCGCACAGTCAAGTGCTACTATAGATGTATCTACACTTACTAATGGTATGTATATAATAAAAGCTACTGTTGATGGAAAAGAAAACACAACACGTTTTGTAAAAAAATAA
- the prmA gene encoding 50S ribosomal protein L11 methyltransferase, which yields MSNIYIGYHFTVTPKEPGVEILIAQLGETPFESFIETDAGVSAYIQKELWDENILNDIQILESDDFKIEYTFEEIDQVNWNEEWEKNFEPIEVDNTCYVRAPFHEKKDVQYDIVIEPKMSFGTGHHETTFMMIQHILETEMKGKKTLDMGCGTAILAILAEMKGASPIDAIDIDNWCYLNSIENAERNNCKEINVYEGDAALLQEKKYDIIIANINRNILLNDMQQYVDCLNPNGTLFLSGFYEEDIPFIDASCTEKGLTLTKKHQRNNWVALKYVN from the coding sequence ATGTCTAACATATACATAGGGTATCACTTTACTGTGACCCCAAAAGAACCAGGAGTTGAAATACTTATTGCGCAGCTTGGCGAAACACCCTTTGAAAGTTTTATAGAGACTGACGCTGGGGTTTCGGCTTATATACAAAAAGAGCTCTGGGATGAAAACATTCTAAATGATATTCAAATACTAGAATCGGATGATTTTAAAATTGAATATACCTTTGAAGAAATTGACCAAGTAAACTGGAATGAAGAGTGGGAAAAGAATTTTGAACCTATCGAGGTAGATAATACTTGTTATGTACGTGCACCGTTTCATGAAAAGAAAGATGTACAGTATGATATTGTTATAGAGCCTAAAATGAGTTTTGGTACAGGGCATCATGAAACTACTTTTATGATGATACAGCACATATTAGAGACTGAAATGAAAGGTAAAAAAACCCTTGATATGGGTTGTGGTACTGCTATATTAGCAATACTTGCCGAAATGAAAGGCGCAAGTCCTATTGATGCTATTGATATAGATAACTGGTGTTACCTGAACTCTATAGAGAATGCCGAACGTAATAATTGTAAAGAAATAAACGTTTATGAAGGAGATGCAGCTTTACTGCAAGAAAAAAAGTATGATATTATTATTGCCAATATAAATCGTAATATATTACTTAACGATATGCAACAATATGTTGACTGTCTTAACCCTAACGGAACATTGTTTTTAAGTGGTTTTTATGAAGAAGACATCCCTTTTATTGATGCATCATGTACCGAAAAAGGATTAACGTTGACAAAAAAACACCAACGTAATAATTGGGTTGCGCTAAAATATGTAAATTAG
- a CDS encoding triple tyrosine motif-containing protein, which translates to MLKKIILILLLTINLCVQSQDLPPILKYSTSTYSAGNQNWMISQDSNHFMYFANNEGLMEYNGNDWTLYHTPNETIMRSVKCIENRIYTGCYMEFGYWERKPNGKLHYFSLSDAVKNKILDDEQFWNITQYDHWVIFQSLDQIFIYNTKEKTFKVIKSNAGINKVFIVNNTILYQTFGTGLYEIENGKSKLISDNTIIKSNKIVNIFPKNEHLLLQTQYNGFYEYDNGKITPWATEADDELKSSSIYSSKMLTDGSFALGSVSNGIFILDKAGKIIYHITQNKGLSNNTALSLYEDYDKNLWIGLDNGINCINLKSAVRSFVDDTGFLGTVYTSIHHNDMLYVGTNQGLFYKTFGTTESFKFIPGTKGQVWSLYNYDGTLFCCHDSGTYTISNGIATQIFSTSGTWKFEKHPKNPNLLLQGNYHGISILEKVNGKWTFKNWIKGFDYSSRYFEVSKNNDIYISHEYKGVFRITVDVDYTKVDDFFTYKTPIKGKNASLCKYNNAIYYASKDGVFKLDLTTKKFNKDKGISEIFLKDEYTSGKLTADNTNRLWFFSKNYINYFTSGKLNTDLKHNVIPIPSTLTNSMVGYENITQITSNTYLIGTTDGYYTINLNNLKFEKYNVSITNVSSNIMNKNLVYNPIDTEGSFKYSENNFTFSYAVPEYNKYINAEFQYLLEGVQEEWSEWNIKSFTNFKNLTPGSYTFKVRARTGKSISNTAQYSFTVLKPWYATTIALVIYLIIALIAAYFINKSYQNYYHRQKEKLIEENERLLEIKELETDQEVMKIKNEQLQQEFENKNRELAVSTMNLIKKNELLSMIKDDLKKTTDGDKNIKSVISTINKNINEDDTWDMFKEAFNNADKDFLKKVKAKHPALTPNDLRLCAYLRLNLSSKEIAPLLNISVRSVEIKRYRLRKKMELIHEVSLVEYILSL; encoded by the coding sequence TTGCTAAAAAAAATCATCCTCATATTATTACTTACAATTAATCTATGTGTACAATCGCAAGATTTACCTCCTATACTTAAATACAGTACTAGTACCTATAGTGCAGGGAATCAAAACTGGATGATAAGCCAAGACAGCAATCATTTCATGTATTTTGCCAATAACGAAGGGTTAATGGAGTACAATGGTAATGACTGGACATTATACCACACCCCTAATGAAACAATAATGCGATCTGTAAAATGTATAGAAAATCGCATTTATACAGGTTGCTATATGGAGTTTGGTTATTGGGAGCGTAAACCTAATGGAAAACTACATTATTTTTCGCTAAGCGATGCTGTAAAAAACAAAATACTAGATGATGAACAATTCTGGAATATTACACAATATGACCATTGGGTTATATTTCAATCGCTAGACCAAATATTTATATACAATACAAAAGAAAAAACATTTAAAGTAATAAAATCAAATGCAGGTATAAACAAAGTATTTATTGTAAACAATACTATTTTATATCAAACATTTGGCACAGGGTTATATGAAATTGAAAACGGTAAAAGCAAGCTAATTAGTGATAATACCATAATTAAGAGTAATAAAATTGTAAATATCTTTCCTAAAAATGAACACTTATTACTACAAACGCAATACAATGGTTTTTATGAATATGATAATGGTAAAATTACACCTTGGGCTACAGAGGCTGATGATGAACTAAAGTCGAGCAGTATATATAGTAGTAAAATGCTTACTGACGGTAGCTTTGCACTAGGGTCAGTATCAAACGGTATATTTATATTAGATAAAGCAGGCAAGATAATATACCATATAACTCAAAATAAAGGACTTAGCAATAATACTGCGCTATCACTTTATGAAGATTATGATAAAAATTTATGGATAGGTTTAGATAATGGTATCAACTGTATTAATTTAAAATCGGCAGTACGAAGCTTTGTAGATGACACTGGTTTTTTAGGTACAGTATATACTTCTATCCATCATAATGATATGCTTTATGTAGGTACAAATCAAGGATTGTTTTATAAAACCTTCGGAACTACAGAAAGCTTCAAGTTTATACCTGGTACTAAAGGTCAAGTATGGTCATTATATAATTATGACGGAACATTGTTTTGCTGTCACGATTCTGGCACCTACACTATCAGTAACGGTATAGCTACTCAAATATTCTCTACTTCAGGAACATGGAAGTTTGAAAAACATCCTAAAAACCCAAATCTATTACTACAGGGCAATTATCATGGTATTTCTATTTTAGAAAAAGTAAATGGCAAGTGGACTTTTAAAAACTGGATAAAGGGCTTTGACTACTCTAGTCGATATTTTGAAGTAAGTAAAAACAATGATATTTATATAAGTCACGAATATAAAGGTGTTTTTAGAATAACTGTAGACGTTGACTACACTAAAGTAGATGATTTTTTCACTTACAAAACCCCCATAAAGGGTAAAAATGCAAGTCTTTGTAAGTATAATAATGCAATATATTATGCCTCTAAAGATGGCGTTTTTAAATTAGATTTAACCACTAAAAAGTTTAATAAAGATAAAGGCATTAGTGAAATATTCCTGAAAGACGAATATACATCGGGCAAGCTAACGGCCGATAATACTAATAGACTTTGGTTTTTTTCAAAAAATTATATTAACTATTTCACATCAGGTAAATTAAACACCGATTTAAAACACAATGTAATTCCCATTCCCTCTACACTTACCAATTCTATGGTAGGGTACGAAAACATTACTCAAATAACATCTAACACATATCTTATAGGTACTACAGATGGTTATTATACTATAAACCTTAATAATTTAAAGTTTGAAAAATATAATGTGTCGATTACAAATGTATCGAGTAACATTATGAATAAAAATCTAGTATATAACCCTATAGATACGGAAGGGAGCTTTAAATACTCTGAAAATAATTTTACTTTTTCGTATGCTGTTCCAGAGTATAATAAATATATAAATGCCGAATTTCAGTATCTTTTAGAAGGAGTTCAAGAAGAGTGGAGTGAATGGAATATTAAATCATTTACAAACTTTAAAAACCTTACACCTGGTAGTTATACCTTTAAAGTTAGGGCACGCACAGGTAAATCTATATCCAATACTGCACAATACAGTTTTACAGTATTAAAACCTTGGTATGCTACCACTATAGCTCTTGTTATATATTTAATAATTGCACTTATTGCTGCTTATTTTATAAACAAATCCTATCAAAATTATTACCATAGACAAAAAGAGAAACTCATTGAAGAAAATGAAAGGTTACTAGAAATTAAAGAATTAGAAACCGATCAGGAAGTAATGAAAATTAAAAATGAACAGCTACAACAAGAGTTCGAAAATAAAAATAGAGAATTAGCGGTTTCTACTATGAATCTTATAAAGAAAAACGAGCTACTCTCGATGATTAAAGATGACCTGAAAAAAACTACTGATGGTGACAAGAATATCAAATCGGTAATTAGTACTATAAACAAAAATATTAACGAAGATGACACTTGGGATATGTTTAAAGAAGCATTTAATAATGCTGATAAAGACTTCCTGAAAAAGGTTAAAGCCAAACATCCTGCACTTACACCAAATGATTTAAGGCTGTGTGCTTACCTAAGACTTAACTTATCATCTAAAGAAATAGCACCGTTACTTAACATCTCTGTAAGAAGTGTAGAGATAAAACGATATCGTTTGCGCAAAAAAATGGAGCTCATTCACGAAGTGAGCCTTGTTGAGTACATTTTGTCCTTATAA
- a CDS encoding porin, whose translation MKKSLIIILFICCFSANAQVTIERTKTNNDIKLSALPYYSYGKGLGLTSPDSLFQFNIRFRMQNRATYMQNDGEESAVDAQIRRLRLRFDGYVGDPRFLYAIQLSFAPGDVGQVHEGDNVNIIRDAVFFYRPNKHWSIGFGQTKLPGNRQRINSSGALQLTDRTINNARFTIDRDFGVQLHNFNEYEDKFSYNFKAAISMGEGRNSTREPDNGLAYTGKAEFYPFGVFKKNGTYFEGDLAKESTPKLLISGAYQFNNKARRTRGQLGNDLFEKRDMQSLLLDAMVKYAGWSFQTAYMQRVADNPVTVNPLDDTDIEYAYTGHGFDWQLSYLLPSNYELIGRFSTQKVEDEIHYYTPDTNQYSVGVTKYIWEHSFKMQLEFSINDLSYYDGTSGQDWYTRFQIEIGI comes from the coding sequence ATGAAGAAATCGTTAATAATTATCTTGTTTATCTGCTGCTTTTCGGCTAATGCACAGGTAACTATTGAAAGAACAAAAACAAATAATGATATTAAATTGTCAGCGTTACCCTACTATAGTTATGGTAAAGGTTTAGGACTTACATCGCCAGATAGTCTTTTTCAATTTAATATCCGTTTCCGTATGCAAAATAGAGCTACTTATATGCAAAATGACGGAGAAGAATCTGCTGTAGATGCACAAATACGCCGTTTACGATTGCGTTTTGATGGCTACGTGGGAGATCCTCGCTTCCTTTACGCTATACAACTTTCATTTGCTCCTGGTGATGTAGGGCAAGTTCATGAAGGAGATAATGTAAATATTATTCGAGATGCAGTTTTCTTTTATCGACCTAATAAGCATTGGAGTATTGGTTTCGGGCAAACAAAATTACCAGGAAATCGCCAACGTATAAACTCATCAGGTGCATTACAACTTACAGACAGAACTATAAATAATGCTCGTTTTACTATAGACAGAGATTTTGGTGTACAGCTACATAACTTTAATGAGTATGAAGATAAGTTTTCATACAACTTTAAAGCAGCTATAAGTATGGGAGAAGGACGTAACTCAACCAGAGAGCCTGATAACGGACTTGCGTATACAGGAAAAGCAGAGTTTTATCCTTTTGGAGTGTTTAAAAAGAATGGAACTTATTTTGAAGGGGACCTTGCCAAAGAGAGCACGCCTAAATTACTTATTTCAGGGGCTTATCAATTTAACAATAAGGCAAGAAGAACACGTGGGCAATTAGGTAATGATCTTTTTGAAAAGCGCGATATGCAGTCGTTACTACTCGATGCTATGGTAAAATATGCAGGATGGTCTTTTCAAACGGCATATATGCAACGAGTAGCAGATAATCCTGTTACTGTAAACCCCCTTGATGATACAGATATTGAATATGCCTATACAGGGCATGGTTTTGATTGGCAGTTGAGTTATTTATTGCCAAGCAATTATGAGTTAATAGGTAGGTTTTCTACTCAAAAAGTAGAAGATGAGATACATTATTATACACCAGATACTAATCAGTATAGCGTAGGGGTTACTAAGTATATATGGGAACACTCATTTAAAATGCAGTTAGAATTTAGTATTAACGATCTTTCTTATTACGATGGTACTTCGGGACAAGATTGGTACACAAGATTTCAAATAGAAATAGGGATATAA
- a CDS encoding ATP-dependent Clp protease adaptor ClpS, whose protein sequence is MSTKEEVLEEVLVEESTSLNNEIVLYNDEVNTFDHVINMLIKICEHTPEQAEQCSIIVHYKGKCTVKTGVYDDLKPQCTQLLEAGLSAEIV, encoded by the coding sequence ATGAGTACAAAAGAAGAAGTTCTAGAAGAGGTATTAGTAGAAGAAAGTACCTCTTTAAACAATGAAATTGTATTATATAATGATGAGGTTAATACCTTTGACCACGTTATTAATATGCTTATAAAAATATGCGAACATACTCCTGAGCAAGCTGAGCAGTGTTCTATTATTGTGCATTACAAAGGTAAATGCACTGTTAAAACAGGTGTGTATGACGATTTAAAACCGCAGTGCACACAATTGCTAGAAGCTGGTCTTAGTGCCGAAATCGTATAA
- a CDS encoding aminotransferase class V-fold PLP-dependent enzyme, with product MLQAESTIVTSLENYFDKFRQHIIGIDQEFESPYGKQKIIYTDWTASGRLYRPIEEKIINDFGPFVANTHTETTVSGTAMTNAYHEARHIIKKHVNAGADDILITDGTGMTGVINKFQRILGLKVPENLRAHTNVPEEKKPVVFITHMEHHSNQTSWLETIAKVIVIPACPEGLICLDSFTALLEEYKDHTLKIASVTSCSNVTGIKTPYHQIAKLMHQYNGVCFVDFACSAPYVAIDMHPEDEDESLDAVFFSPHKFLGGPGTSGVMVFNKKLYKNMIPDHPGGGTVSWTNPWGEHKYFDNIEEREDGGTPGFLQVIKTALAIRLKEQMGIDNILKREKEITDYIFAELGEIDNINILAPQHHNRLGVISFFIDNLHFNLGVKLLNDKFGIQTRGGCSCAGTYGHYLLHVDQEKSHYLTNKITEGDLIQKPGWIRMSIHPTTTSEEIAYVCKSIKELAANHELWVEDYKYNRNTNEFVHKNESPDAVSNSIKQWFEL from the coding sequence ATGTTACAGGCAGAAAGCACTATTGTTACCAGTTTAGAAAATTATTTTGATAAATTCAGACAACATATTATTGGTATAGACCAAGAGTTTGAATCGCCATACGGTAAGCAAAAAATTATATATACTGATTGGACTGCCAGTGGAAGGCTTTACCGCCCTATAGAAGAAAAGATAATTAACGATTTTGGTCCTTTTGTAGCCAATACACACACCGAAACTACAGTATCTGGTACTGCAATGACTAATGCCTATCATGAGGCACGCCATATTATAAAAAAACACGTAAATGCTGGTGCAGATGATATATTGATTACCGATGGTACAGGTATGACTGGAGTTATCAATAAATTTCAGCGTATACTAGGGCTTAAAGTTCCCGAAAACCTGAGAGCACACACTAATGTACCCGAAGAGAAAAAACCTGTGGTTTTTATAACCCACATGGAGCACCACTCTAACCAAACTTCTTGGCTTGAAACTATTGCTAAAGTAATTGTTATACCTGCCTGTCCCGAAGGGCTTATTTGTCTTGACAGCTTTACAGCATTATTAGAAGAATATAAAGATCATACTTTAAAGATAGCTTCGGTTACTTCATGTTCAAATGTTACGGGTATTAAAACACCATACCATCAAATTGCAAAATTAATGCATCAATATAATGGTGTGTGTTTTGTAGATTTTGCCTGTTCAGCACCCTATGTGGCTATAGATATGCACCCTGAAGATGAAGACGAATCACTTGATGCTGTCTTCTTCTCTCCGCACAAGTTTTTAGGAGGTCCTGGTACATCGGGCGTAATGGTGTTTAATAAAAAGCTATATAAAAATATGATACCTGACCATCCAGGTGGTGGTACAGTAAGTTGGACAAACCCTTGGGGAGAACATAAATATTTTGATAATATTGAAGAGCGCGAAGATGGCGGTACACCTGGTTTTCTTCAGGTTATAAAAACAGCATTAGCTATACGCTTGAAAGAGCAAATGGGTATAGATAATATACTGAAACGCGAAAAGGAAATTACAGATTACATTTTTGCCGAATTGGGCGAAATAGATAATATAAATATACTAGCCCCTCAACATCATAACAGGCTTGGTGTTATATCTTTTTTTATAGATAATTTACACTTTAATTTAGGAGTAAAATTACTTAATGATAAGTTTGGTATTCAAACCCGCGGTGGTTGCAGTTGTGCTGGTACATATGGGCATTACTTACTACATGTAGACCAAGAAAAATCGCACTACCTGACAAACAAAATAACAGAAGGCGACCTTATACAAAAACCAGGTTGGATAAGAATGTCAATTCATCCTACTACTACTAGCGAAGAAATAGCCTATGTATGCAAAAGCATAAAAGAACTTGCTGCAAACCACGAGCTGTGGGTAGAGGACTATAAATATAACAGGAATACTAACGAGTTTGTACATAAAAACGAATCACCCGATGCTGTAAGTAATAGTATTAAGCAGTGGTTTGAGTTATAG